A segment of the Candidatus Woesearchaeota archaeon genome:
TTTTTAGTTTTTTGAAGTTCCACTTCACGCTGCATACCAATCAATGCACCAATACCAATTGCGACAAGGAAATTTACAAAAGTTGAAAAATCTATAATTACCACCTCTATTTTAGTGGTTGAATCAAAATTGATTTATAAAGTTTGCGGGAGAATGAATAAAAGTTTTAAAATAAAATTAATAACAAGAATGCATTAAAAAAAAATAAAAAAAGAAAATCAGGAAATAAAATAAAAAAAATATTGTGATGAAAAATTATTCTAATGCTTCATACATTTTTCTTTCAACTCCTATTGCAATTACCAAATCTCGTAAATGCGTTTTTACATCACCTTCGGCACAACTTTGTTCAAGACTAGTTAATAATCTTTTTACACCACCCGGAGAAATACCTAAACTAGCTTCATTCCATTCCAAAGGAGTACCACACCACGGCATAGAATAATAATTTAATGGATTTGTATGCAATATAAATCTCGAATCATGTTCAAAACCATCACGTTCAACTGCATGATAATAATCATACAACACCTGCAAGTAAATTACCTGAACTTTTCGATCTTTTTCTTTTCCTTCAGGCATTTTACCTATTTTACCACTATTCCAGACAGGAAAATACACGTCATGCAATCTCTTGATTTTAGCTTCAAATGCATCCATTTTATACCTAAATAACCTCCAATTTATAAAAATATCTTTTTTTGTCACTTTGAAGTGAACACAAATTGCAAACTTTTATAAATGACTTCAAAAGTAAATATTTTATAATGGCAAAAAAACGCTCTCTAGCTTTATGGCAGACTTATGGCTTAGACGCAGTTTTAAGTGCATCGGAACCATTCAAACAGGAAAAAGAAGCTCGATTAAGCGTCCAATTAGGAAAAGCAGTTTCTTTGAAACTTGTTAGAAAAACAGATGATGATTTGACCCATTTAATGCGAATTGAAGAAGCTAGTTTTGAACCAGAATACAGATTTTCTACTAACGAAATGCTAGATGTCATGAGTTATCCAGACTTCGCAGGATTTTACATCTGTGTTGAGGATGTTCCAGTCGGATTCATAAATCATGAAAGTCGCGGCAGAGGATCACGAGCTAATTTTTATATTTCAAATATTGCAGTCGATCCAAAATATCGCGGACAGGGTTTTGGTAGCGCATTAATTGAATTATTAGAACAACAAGTACAGTTTGAAGGCGCATCAAGAATTACCCTTCATACAATGAACATAACTCGTAATCGTGCGTTCTATCAATCATTAGGTTTTGAAGAAAGAGGCATTGTTAGAGGATACTACGCAGAAGCTAAAGGCACCACGCTTGAATCTGATGCAGTATTTTATGAAAAAAGATTTTTGAAAAAACCAAAATTGCACGCAGTAATTTCTAGTTCAAATCATCAAACCCCAGATTAAATTTCCTAAGTTGAAAAATAAAAATCATAATTTTAAAAAATGGACTTTTCACAAGCAACAATTCAAAAAACTGAAGAATTATGTTCTCGATTAGTTGCACTAGAAGAAATAATCCAAGCAGAAGAACTAACGCTCGCAAAAAAAACAACTTCTTTGGCAGACGATTCGAATGATGATTCAGATGAAGATTGTGAAAATCAAACTGATCAAGCATTAAATGCACAAGTAATTGGAACTAATTTAAGATCTGCAATAAGTTCACATAAAAGCGAAATAGTTCGTGAAGGCATTTTAGATTTATTAGAATACCAAATTGAGACTTGCGAAATACAATCAGAAACAAGATTAATGACTTGGGCACATACAAACGCACTTTCAAAACAGTTTATTCAAACAGCACAAGAAGTTAATAACTCAGGATGTTTTGATGATTATCGATTATTAATTGCAACTGCGAAAAGATCAAGCTCATTTGATCGTGAACGAAAAGATTCACACGATTGGTGGGCAGTATTAAATTATACAGAAGTTGGAATAATAGATTCGTCTGAACGATATACTCCGTTTGCCGCATTAAAATTCTTACGAGAAAAGGGGGAAGACACATATGCAGAACAATTAGGAGCAGCAATTCTTAATAATGTTGATGGAGAACCAGGACATTTATGGGGAGGAATTCATGCCGCAGTTGATTCTTGTTATCCCTTAGCTTCAGAATTTAGAGAAGGAGTTGATTTAGTTTTTGAAACTGCTTCAAAAATTACAACATATGGAAGTCCGGTTTATGCTTTACTTACAAGCTTTTCTTATGCTTATGAAAAATTAAAACCTAAAGGACGAGAACATTTACAATTAAAATTTTTAAAAGTTCTTTCAAAAATTGCACCAATTAGTGCACACATGGTTTGGGCTCCTGCAAGAGATCAAACAGATTTAGATGACATTTATGAAAAATACTGTGCAAGTGGACTTGAACCTAAATTTTTAGAAAATTTAGAAAGAATTCCTGAAGTTCACGAACATGATTTACCTCCAGAACACAAATATGCACGAAAAACTTCATTTGCTTATGAGTATTTTAAAGAATATCCAGAAATTGTTGGAAAAATTGGAGAAGCAGATGCTGAAAAACTATTTACAATATTAAGAGAAATTCACGATGTTGATTCACAAGTTTGTGCAAAAGATATTGGTGGCGCAGTTGAAAGTGCAATGAAAATTTTACTCTCAAAAGAGGGGGCCAAATGGAGAGAACTACAAAAAACTCCAACTAAACTAAAAGCAATAGTTGAAAGCGTTAAAGGAATAGCTCAAGAAAAAGGAAAAGACGAATATAGAATCATGCATAAAGTATCTACTGCAGTAAAAAGTCTTGAAACACTCCAAAACCTCGAAACATTATTGCCTTTTATTGGAACAATTGCTAATTATGGATTATTTAATTATTCAACTGATGTAAAAGAATTTATTGACTCGGGAGAAAGACCTGAAGTAATCAAAGAAATGCTAAGTCATTATGCTGTTGCTCGCGGGCTAGGTGCAACATTTAAAAATAAAAAACAATGGTACGCTGCACTTTCAAGAAAAATTGGAATTGGTGGAATTCGCGCAACAAAAGATTTTCTTTCAAGTGTTGCTACGTCAAGTCAAAGAGAAGATTATATTTCGTTATTACCTCAAATTATAGCTCATGATTTAGATTTAAAAAAGTCATTAGAACTTGTCAAAGAACTAACTGAAACATCACATACAGTAAAGTCCCGTAGCCTAACAGGATCACTTGGTGATTTAGAATTCATAATTAATTCAGATAATCCTATTGAAGAAAAACGTGCTTTTTTAGAAAAAATTAGACCTGAACAAAAATATTTATTTTTCTTATCCCCTGATACATTTGATTTTGAAAACTGGAAAAGTCGAGCAGAACAAGCAGAAAAAGATTATTATGCAGAGGAAGTAAGCGTTGTTCTTCCAGACCAGCAATTGTTTTCATATTTACTTGATTCTGCAACCTCAACTGATGCAAGAAACGTTGCACGCCAACTATTAACACTACAAAAAAATGGAACCCTCCAATTACACGGATTTACTCAAGGACAAGAATTCGGAATAAGAAATGTTTCAGGATTAACAAAAAATGTAGATCCAGTTTATGCAACAGAACTTATGGTTTATGGACTCATAAGTAGACGATCAGATAAAATATTGCAAGCGAGTGAACTATATGATGGCTACATTTTACGAAGTTCGCGAGATCACGTTCATAAGTGTGACACCCCAGTAACTGCATTATATCACGAAATAAAAAAAGATCTAAGAACTATTTTAAGAACTGCAGATACGGAAACACCAGAAATAACTGAACAAAAAATTGAAGCAGCAAAACGAATAGTGAATGAAATTAAAGAATTTTATATTGAAGGAGAAGATGAAACTTCAGGAAAATGTTTGAAAGCAATGGTTCAAAGAATCGAAGCAATGTTTGATCAAACACAAGCTTATGACGAACTTCTTTGTAGAACTCAACCATACACCCTACTAGATTTATTTGGCGGACACAGAACAAGTTGTTGTGGATTTATTGATGAAAAAACCACTGGATCAAAACCTCACAGTCTTTATTATCATGCTGAACCTGCAATTGCAATACAACACTTAATTCCTCGAACGTTAGGATCAGAATGGGACGCTCCAATTGGAGCCACAATACTTGCGAGATGTAAAACTCCTGAACAACATAGTGTTTTACTGGTAGACTCCGCAGAAGGAGGACAATTATTACAAAGTTTACCCGAGGACATATATTTAGATTTATTCTTACAATGAATTACAGGTGCTGCACAAGATTCAAAATCAGACTATGTTTTTGTTCCAGTAACTGCAGTAAATAATATGGCAAAATTATTTAGAAATTATTTTAGCAAACGAACAGGAGTTAAGGCAGAACTTATGCATTTAAGTTTAGTTCAAGAACCAAGTCAAGTTGAAACTGGTTCTAAATCACGATTTCTTGAAGCATTTAGAGATAGAATAAGAGTATCTGAATCCATTAATGGATATTGCGTACCCACCGAAGAATTAAGCTTAATGTATCACACTGTTGCGTAAATAAAATTGATATCAGTTTAAACACAAAAAAAAAAACTTGCAAAAAAAATGAAAAATCCACAAAAAAACATTCCAGCCGAACAACAGCATGAAGAAGAACTCATTATGCGAGTTAGAAAACTTGAAACAGAATTTAGAGAAAAAGGTTTAATAACACCCGAAAAAGATTCTGAAACAACCGATTTTACTAGTGCAATTAATGCAGCAATTAAAATTTATGATAATTCTGAAGTTCGACAAGCAATAACGGAATTAGTTGAAGTTAATGTTGATACTTGCGACCAATCTGAAAAAATTCAAGCAGAAACTTTGAAAACTTTACATACTACCTGTGAAAATATTATTGAATCTTTTGACGTGGTTAACGAAACAGGATTTTTTTCAGAATATTCCAGGTTAGTTCAAACATCAACTCGAATGAGCAGAATATGTCAAGCCCGAGATGATAGCCATTATTTATGGTTCATACCTGATTACGTTAAAGCAGATAGAGAAACTCCTGAAAAAAGGTGGGCTTCCACTTATTTTTATTCAGTCAAATTTTTAAAAGAAAAAGGAGAAGAAATATTTCTTGATCAATTATTAACTACT
Coding sequences within it:
- a CDS encoding GNAT family N-acetyltransferase; the protein is MAKKRSLALWQTYGLDAVLSASEPFKQEKEARLSVQLGKAVSLKLVRKTDDDLTHLMRIEEASFEPEYRFSTNEMLDVMSYPDFAGFYICVEDVPVGFINHESRGRGSRANFYISNIAVDPKYRGQGFGSALIELLEQQVQFEGASRITLHTMNITRNRAFYQSLGFEERGIVRGYYAEAKGTTLESDAVFYEKRFLKKPKLHAVISSSNHQTPD